GAGGGCGTCAATCAAGTGCACTTCACGATGGGCGAGACGGATTTCGTCGTCATCGCACACGTGCCGAACCGACAGCTGGTCGAATCGCTAGTGGCGGACTACGAGGCGATCGACGAGATTCGGCGCACGAGTTCGAAGTTCGTTATCACGACGCTCAAGGACGAGCCGTTACCGGTCAACGATTTCGAGTACGAGACGCTCGTGCGTACGTTGACGGATTCGGAGCTCGACGTCGAGGATGACGCCGACAACTGACCCCGACGACTGACCTTGACGGAGTCCCGCCCGCGGCGGACTGCCGTCAGGGTTTATAGCAACGGCCACCCAATCGTCGGCCATGTTCGACACGGTCGTCGTCGCCACAGACGGCTCCGACAGCGTCAGCCGTGCTATCGACGTCGCACTCGATCTGGCCGGCCGATTCGACGCCGAGGTCCACGCGCTCTCGGTCGTCGACGCCAGCGAGGTCGACGCCTCACCCCAACAGCTCCGCGAGGAACTGCGCACCGCACTCGAGACGACCGCCGACGCCGCGCTCGCCACCGTCGAGGATCGGACGGACCGCGAGATTACGACCGCGGCGCGCGAAGGCCGTCCAGCCGCCGAAATCTGTGAGTACGCCCGCGAGGTCGACGCCGACCTCGTCGCGACCGGTACCCG
The DNA window shown above is from Natrialba magadii ATCC 43099 and carries:
- a CDS encoding universal stress protein → MFDTVVVATDGSDSVSRAIDVALDLAGRFDAEVHALSVVDASEVDASPQQLREELRTALETTADAALATVEDRTDREITTAAREGRPAAEICEYAREVDADLVATGTRGRHGENRLLLGSVAERIVRTSPVPVLTVRQLESMAESGDDSAAVA